The Phycisphaerales bacterium genome contains a region encoding:
- the fabD gene encoding ACP S-malonyltransferase: MAENTIILCPGQGAQVVGMGRAWVEASDGARETFAQADRILGDSLGAPLSRICFEGPVERLNQTDVSQPAIYVTSVACFRAAGAELDASGIAACAGLSLGEYTALHLAGVFSFEDGLRLVAQRGRFMQDAAEASSGSMVALIGADDAQAHELCERVARGRVLVPANFNAPGQIVLSGDADACKDALDAAGEMGLRATPLAVAGAFHSALMAPAAGRMAEALAAVPFDAPGFTVVSNVTAQPHGSDADSIRRRLVEQITSPVRWSQSCQWLGNHVSGRYHELAPGKVLTGLMRRINREVKVVNHDQPGS; this comes from the coding sequence ATGGCGGAAAACACCATCATTCTCTGTCCCGGTCAGGGCGCGCAGGTCGTGGGCATGGGCCGCGCCTGGGTCGAGGCGTCGGACGGCGCCCGCGAAACCTTCGCACAAGCGGACCGCATCCTCGGCGACTCGCTGGGCGCGCCGCTCTCAAGGATCTGCTTTGAAGGTCCGGTCGAGCGGCTCAATCAGACTGACGTCAGCCAGCCGGCCATCTACGTCACATCCGTCGCCTGCTTTCGCGCGGCCGGCGCCGAACTTGATGCGTCCGGCATCGCGGCCTGCGCGGGATTGAGTCTCGGCGAATACACCGCGCTGCACCTCGCGGGCGTCTTCTCGTTCGAAGATGGCCTGCGCCTCGTGGCGCAGCGCGGCCGGTTCATGCAGGATGCCGCAGAAGCGAGCAGCGGCTCGATGGTCGCTCTCATCGGCGCCGACGACGCCCAGGCGCACGAGTTGTGCGAGCGGGTGGCGCGCGGCCGCGTGCTCGTGCCCGCCAATTTCAACGCGCCGGGACAGATCGTGCTTTCGGGTGATGCCGACGCCTGTAAAGATGCGCTCGACGCTGCCGGTGAGATGGGGCTTCGCGCCACGCCGCTGGCCGTCGCCGGCGCGTTCCATTCGGCCCTCATGGCGCCGGCGGCCGGGCGCATGGCAGAGGCTCTGGCGGCGGTGCCGTTTGACGCCCCGGGATTCACCGTCGTATCCAACGTGACCGCTCAGCCGCACGGCAGCGACGCCGATTCCATCCGCCGCCGCCTCGTGGAGCAGATCACCTCGCCGGTGCGCTGGAGCCAGTCCTGCCAGTGGCTTGGGAACCACGTCTCGGGTCGCTATCATGAACTGGCTCCGGGCAAGGTGCTGACGGGGCTGATGAGGCGAATCAACCGCGAAGTGAAGGTGGTGAACCATGACCAGCCTGGTTCGTAA
- a CDS encoding ketoacyl-ACP synthase III: MSAGQCGVEILSTGMAVPSTALTNADLEKMMDTSDEWIVQRTGVKTRYRSDPKLGEDVTSLCEAAVRQALGRAGVAAKDLDLLIVATCTPDMTCPSTASRVAGRIGAVPAGSFDLTAACSGFVYGLNVSDSLIRQGGYRTIALIGADSLTRVADYTNRKVSVLSGDGAGAAILRRTDDTSRGCLFQSMYSDGTLWDYLYIPTREEHVPPDVDWNETKLEYLQMKGREVFKFAVTKFPEALEEALKKSGVAMDEVAMIIAHQSNARIIEATRKRLAMPEDRFYVNIDRYGNTSAGSVPICLHELRDAGRVRAGDVVAFVAMGGGMTWGTSIWRL; the protein is encoded by the coding sequence GTGAGCGCAGGTCAGTGCGGGGTCGAGATTCTCAGCACCGGCATGGCGGTTCCGAGCACGGCGTTAACCAACGCCGATCTCGAGAAAATGATGGACACGAGCGACGAGTGGATCGTCCAGCGCACCGGCGTCAAGACGCGATACCGCAGCGATCCGAAACTCGGCGAAGACGTCACCTCGCTGTGTGAAGCCGCCGTGCGCCAGGCGCTGGGCCGCGCCGGCGTGGCCGCCAAGGACCTCGACCTGCTCATCGTCGCCACCTGCACGCCGGACATGACCTGCCCGAGCACCGCCAGCCGCGTCGCGGGCCGCATCGGCGCCGTCCCCGCCGGCTCGTTCGATCTCACCGCCGCCTGCAGCGGATTCGTCTACGGCCTGAACGTCAGCGACTCGCTCATCCGCCAGGGAGGCTACCGCACCATCGCTCTCATCGGCGCCGACTCGCTCACGCGCGTCGCCGACTACACCAATCGCAAAGTCAGCGTCCTCTCGGGCGATGGCGCCGGCGCCGCGATCCTGCGGCGCACCGACGATACTTCGCGCGGCTGCCTCTTCCAATCGATGTACTCCGATGGCACGCTCTGGGACTACCTCTACATTCCCACGCGCGAGGAGCACGTCCCGCCGGACGTGGACTGGAACGAAACCAAACTCGAGTACCTCCAGATGAAGGGCCGAGAGGTCTTCAAGTTCGCGGTTACGAAATTCCCTGAAGCGCTCGAGGAAGCACTGAAGAAGTCGGGTGTGGCGATGGACGAGGTGGCGATGATCATCGCCCACCAGTCCAACGCCCGCATCATCGAAGCCACGCGCAAACGACTCGCGATGCCGGAAGACCGCTTCTACGTCAACATCGATCGATACGGCAATACGAGCGCCGGCAGCGTGCCCATCTGCCTGCACGAACTGCGCGACGCCGGCCGCGTGCGCGCCGGCGACGTCGTCGCGTTTGTGGCGATGGGCGGCGGGATGACCTGGGGCACGAGCATCTGGCGCCTCTAG
- the plsX gene encoding phosphate acyltransferase PlsX, whose protein sequence is MRIAIDVMGGDHAPGAILDGAFAALKSLDPGDELLLVGKEAVIRQAIAAAAITDPRLRVVDAPDEIGMDEQPVEAVRSKPRSSIVVMSELAHRRAEDSADVIISAGNTGACVTAAQMSLRRLPGVHRPGIAVILPTFGGPVVLCDVGANPDPRASHLAQYGLMGEVYAREVLGIASPRVAMMNIGGEEGKGTGIIKATRDLLRATPDLNYVGYVEGRSLFDHAADVVVTDGFVGNVVIKLAEGLASGLFRTIAREIAAIDPNLVERFKPVQKRIYALHDYHEHGGAPLLGVNGICIICHGSSEARTITNAILKSRNMVSQGVNQALVKRIAEADTKVGVG, encoded by the coding sequence ATGCGGATCGCCATCGACGTGATGGGCGGCGATCACGCGCCAGGCGCCATCCTCGACGGCGCGTTCGCGGCCCTCAAATCACTCGATCCCGGTGATGAACTCCTGCTCGTCGGCAAGGAGGCCGTCATCCGTCAGGCCATTGCGGCCGCGGCCATCACTGATCCGCGCTTGCGGGTTGTCGATGCGCCCGATGAGATCGGCATGGATGAGCAGCCCGTCGAAGCGGTCCGCTCCAAGCCTCGAAGTTCGATCGTCGTCATGTCCGAACTGGCCCATCGCCGGGCCGAAGACAGCGCCGATGTCATCATCTCCGCAGGCAACACCGGCGCCTGCGTCACCGCGGCCCAGATGTCGCTTCGCCGCCTGCCAGGCGTGCACCGGCCGGGCATCGCGGTCATCCTCCCCACGTTCGGCGGGCCGGTCGTGCTCTGCGACGTCGGCGCCAATCCCGATCCCCGGGCATCGCACCTGGCCCAGTACGGCCTCATGGGCGAGGTCTACGCCCGCGAGGTGCTCGGCATCGCCAGCCCGCGCGTCGCCATGATGAACATCGGCGGCGAAGAGGGCAAGGGCACGGGAATCATCAAGGCCACGCGCGACCTGCTTCGCGCCACGCCCGATCTCAATTATGTCGGCTACGTCGAAGGGCGGTCGCTGTTTGATCACGCCGCCGACGTCGTCGTTACGGACGGTTTCGTGGGCAACGTCGTGATCAAACTTGCAGAGGGTCTCGCTTCCGGCCTGTTCCGCACGATCGCGCGGGAAATTGCTGCGATCGATCCCAACCTGGTGGAACGGTTCAAGCCGGTACAGAAGCGCATTTACGCGCTGCACGACTACCACGAGCACGGCGGCGCGCCGCTGCTGGGCGTCAACGGCATCTGCATCATCTGCCACGGCTCATCCGAAGCGCGCACGATCACTAACGCGATACTCAAGAGCCGCAACATGGTCAGTCAGGGCGTGAACCAGGCGCTGGTCAAGCGCATCGCCGAAGCCGACACTAAGGTGGGTGTGGGGTGA
- the rpmF gene encoding 50S ribosomal protein L32 encodes MHPTHRTSPGRKRRRRAHHALRGEHTTLCPNCGENKLPHCACANCGYVRPGLQLKTETSEED; translated from the coding sequence ATGCATCCCACACATCGAACTTCACCCGGTCGCAAGCGCCGGCGTCGTGCCCACCACGCTCTGCGCGGCGAACACACGACGCTGTGCCCCAACTGCGGCGAGAACAAACTGCCGCACTGCGCCTGCGCCAACTGCGGGTACGTTCGGCCCGGTCTCCAGTTGAAGACTGAGACTTCCGAGGAAGACTAA
- a CDS encoding 3-dehydroquinate synthase, translating into MSDHPDHALPAAFDRQDCGVDAHFSTDWCFRLRFTFDALSPANSLLADAFDIDSALRRARVLAFVDQGLADVSPSVVDRIAAYAEAHSDRLELVGRPVLIPGGERAKNDRAIFDRAVAAIHDAGLCRRSYVLVIGGGAVLDVVGFAAAVAHRGVRLVRMPSTVLAQDDSGVGVKNGVNAFGKKNFLGTFAPPWAVINDFSLLATLSDRDWCAGFSECVKVALVKDAGFFEELSDAAPRLAARDGDAAAGVIRRSAELHMAHIATGGDPFELTAARPLDFGHWAAHKLEQMTDFEMRHGEAVSIGLALDSTYSMLQGWLSEADLRRIVSVLQTLGLPTFHPHLRRTDELLAGLEEFREHLGGRLTLAMLRGIGGAFDVHAMDRAVLAEAIERLAGEAGEAQRS; encoded by the coding sequence TTGTCCGATCACCCGGACCACGCGCTGCCCGCTGCTTTCGATCGCCAGGACTGCGGCGTCGATGCGCACTTCTCGACCGACTGGTGCTTCCGGCTGCGCTTTACGTTCGATGCCCTCTCGCCCGCCAACTCCCTGCTGGCTGACGCTTTCGATATCGACTCCGCCCTGCGCCGCGCGCGGGTGCTCGCGTTTGTCGATCAGGGCCTGGCGGACGTCTCGCCCTCTGTTGTCGATCGCATCGCGGCCTACGCCGAGGCCCACTCGGATCGTCTCGAACTCGTCGGGCGGCCGGTGCTGATCCCCGGCGGCGAGCGCGCCAAGAACGACCGCGCCATCTTCGATCGCGCGGTGGCGGCGATCCATGACGCCGGACTTTGCCGCCGTTCGTATGTGCTGGTCATCGGCGGCGGCGCGGTGCTCGACGTGGTGGGCTTTGCCGCGGCGGTGGCGCATCGCGGCGTACGACTCGTGCGAATGCCCAGCACCGTGCTTGCACAGGATGACTCGGGCGTTGGCGTCAAGAACGGCGTCAACGCGTTCGGCAAGAAGAACTTCCTTGGCACGTTTGCGCCGCCGTGGGCGGTCATTAACGACTTCAGCCTGCTCGCGACGCTGAGCGACCGCGACTGGTGCGCGGGGTTCAGCGAGTGCGTGAAAGTGGCGCTCGTGAAGGACGCGGGCTTTTTTGAGGAGTTGAGTGATGCGGCTCCACGGCTGGCCGCACGCGATGGCGATGCCGCGGCAGGCGTCATCCGGCGCTCGGCCGAACTGCACATGGCGCACATCGCCACCGGCGGCGATCCGTTCGAACTCACCGCGGCCCGGCCGCTCGATTTCGGCCACTGGGCCGCGCACAAGCTCGAGCAGATGACCGATTTCGAAATGCGCCACGGCGAAGCGGTGAGCATCGGTCTCGCACTCGATTCGACGTACTCCATGCTGCAGGGCTGGCTGAGCGAAGCGGACCTGCGCCGCATCGTGAGCGTACTTCAAACTCTCGGACTGCCGACCTTTCATCCTCATCTTCGGCGCACGGATGAGCTGCTCGCCGGGCTTGAAGAGTTCCGCGAGCACCTCGGCGGGCGGCTCACGCTTGCCATGCTGCGCGGCATCGGCGGCGCCTTTGACGTGCACGCGATGGACCGGGCCGTCCTGGCCGAGGCCATCGAGCGCCTCGCGGGCGAAGCAGGCGAAGCGCAGCGCTCGTAG
- a CDS encoding TatD family hydrolase translates to MTYIDPHIHMVSRTTDDYQRMAQAGCLAITEPAFWAGFDRSSPRGFYDYFRQLTESEPSRAAQFGIRHFTWLCINPKEAEDPGLAREVMSLIPDFLDRPNVLGIGEIGLNKNSRNELEIFEAHVELAAQRNQLILVHTPHLEDKRKGTRLIMDAIRRNSRIDPGRVLIDHVEEHTVQMVLDAGFWAGMTLYPDTKCTPQRAADIFEMYGTERIWINSAGDWGISDPLAVPKCQVELRRRGHTEDLVRRVSLQNPQTFLSQSPKFKVNER, encoded by the coding sequence ATGACCTACATCGACCCGCACATTCACATGGTCTCGCGCACGACCGACGACTACCAGCGCATGGCGCAGGCGGGGTGCCTGGCCATCACGGAGCCGGCCTTCTGGGCGGGGTTCGACCGGTCGAGCCCGAGGGGTTTCTACGACTACTTCCGGCAGCTCACCGAATCTGAGCCGAGCCGGGCGGCGCAGTTCGGCATCCGCCACTTCACCTGGCTGTGCATCAATCCGAAGGAGGCCGAGGACCCGGGCTTAGCGCGCGAAGTGATGTCGCTCATTCCCGATTTTCTCGATCGGCCCAACGTGCTGGGCATCGGAGAGATCGGTCTGAACAAGAACAGCCGCAACGAACTTGAGATCTTCGAAGCGCACGTCGAACTAGCGGCGCAGCGGAACCAGCTCATTCTCGTGCACACGCCTCATCTCGAAGACAAGCGCAAGGGAACGCGGCTGATCATGGATGCCATCCGGCGCAACAGCCGGATCGACCCCGGTCGCGTGCTCATCGACCACGTGGAAGAGCACACGGTGCAGATGGTGCTCGACGCCGGCTTCTGGGCGGGAATGACGCTGTATCCCGACACGAAGTGCACGCCGCAGCGCGCGGCGGACATTTTCGAGATGTACGGCACGGAGCGGATCTGGATCAATTCGGCAGGCGACTGGGGGATCAGCGACCCGCTGGCGGTGCCCAAGTGCCAGGTGGAGTTGCGCCGGCGCGGTCATACGGAAGACCTGGTTCGGCGCGTATCGCTGCAGAATCCTCAGACGTTTCTGAGTCAATCGCCGAAATTCAAGGTCAATGAGCGCTGA
- the eboE gene encoding metabolite traffic protein EboE, which translates to MSADPLPARRVGYCTNVHPGRTLAETRDQLDRHAVAIREQIAPDGALNVGLWLSAGSALELDSPADIDAFKAWLDARQLRVFTLNGFPYGDFHDPVVKHRVYEPSWSDPRRLVYTLELARILASLIDEGEHAGISTLPLGWPGEPCAAVDAQAAVHQLRIAAAELNRIAGETGRLVHLDIEPEPGCIFSTSSDFCRFYRQQLLSGTCAAEERIIRRHIRVCHDVCHAAVMFETQREALNRYAAEGIAIGKVQVSSAIEATAPADDEAREDLIRSLQPFAEDRYLHQTSIQREGIRTFFEDLPAALAQPPSGRAERWRIHYHVPISSEHMGPLGTTQSAITECLQLLAEAPVRDLEIETYTWGVLPERERPGSIAEGISGEMRWLLGELDRLGIACEAAA; encoded by the coding sequence ATGAGCGCTGATCCGCTGCCAGCCAGGCGAGTTGGGTACTGCACCAACGTGCATCCCGGGCGGACGCTTGCTGAAACGCGCGATCAACTGGATCGACACGCCGTGGCCATCCGCGAGCAAATCGCACCCGACGGCGCACTGAATGTCGGCCTCTGGCTCTCAGCTGGTTCGGCATTGGAACTCGACTCCCCCGCCGACATCGATGCGTTCAAAGCATGGCTCGATGCGCGCCAATTGCGCGTATTCACGCTCAATGGCTTTCCCTACGGCGACTTTCACGACCCGGTTGTCAAGCATCGGGTCTACGAACCGTCCTGGAGCGATCCGCGCCGGCTTGTGTACACGCTCGAACTGGCGCGCATTCTCGCGTCGCTCATTGATGAGGGTGAGCACGCCGGCATATCGACGCTGCCGCTCGGCTGGCCGGGTGAGCCGTGCGCGGCTGTCGATGCCCAGGCGGCGGTTCATCAGTTGCGAATCGCCGCCGCCGAGTTGAACCGCATCGCCGGAGAGACCGGGCGGCTGGTTCATCTCGACATCGAGCCTGAGCCCGGCTGTATCTTCTCGACGAGCAGCGATTTCTGCCGATTCTACCGGCAGCAATTGCTCAGCGGCACGTGCGCCGCGGAGGAGCGGATCATCCGCCGCCACATCCGCGTGTGCCATGATGTCTGTCACGCCGCGGTCATGTTCGAGACGCAGCGGGAAGCGCTCAACCGCTATGCCGCGGAAGGCATCGCGATCGGCAAAGTGCAGGTCTCCAGCGCCATCGAGGCGACTGCTCCGGCCGACGATGAGGCGCGAGAGGATCTGATCCGATCTCTGCAGCCCTTCGCCGAAGATCGATACCTGCACCAGACGAGCATCCAGCGGGAAGGTATCCGGACATTCTTTGAAGATCTTCCCGCGGCGCTGGCGCAGCCGCCTTCCGGCAGAGCGGAGCGGTGGCGCATCCACTACCACGTGCCGATCAGTTCGGAACACATGGGGCCGCTGGGCACCACGCAGTCCGCCATCACCGAGTGTCTTCAACTGCTCGCAGAAGCGCCCGTGCGCGATCTCGAAATCGAAACGTACACGTGGGGTGTTCTGCCCGAGCGCGAGCGCCCCGGCAGCATTGCCGAGGGGATATCAGGCGAGATGAGGTGGCTGCTGGGCGAGCTGGATCGCCTGGGCATCGCGTGCGAGGCCGCGGCATGA
- a CDS encoding UbiA family prenyltransferase → MNIRAWLELMRLSNAPTIVSNVLVGWAIGLAAGGDGAWSGAALTALAMLLLYIGGMAFNDVMDVEIDRRQRPSRPIPSGRVTRSAAAMFVMACFLAALGILATQDLMALAWGFVLMIAIVLYDIIHARTVVSVALMGLCRGLVYVTAAIAAGWSPQWSEPLLLPVALMTYVLSFSLVARSEAGSDRVKFESIIVLLPMCSVVFGEFVSSSAPAWLTILGRAAFLIWTLGVAMYVQQPQRNVGRAVAGWIAGIALLDLYHLTRLDQPEAALAAGACFLLTLIGQKWIAGT, encoded by the coding sequence ATGAACATCCGAGCCTGGCTGGAACTGATGCGGCTCTCCAACGCGCCGACGATTGTGAGCAATGTTCTCGTGGGCTGGGCGATCGGCCTGGCGGCGGGCGGCGACGGGGCGTGGTCCGGCGCGGCGCTGACGGCGCTGGCCATGCTGCTGCTCTACATCGGCGGCATGGCGTTCAACGACGTGATGGACGTTGAGATCGACAGGCGGCAGCGGCCGAGCCGGCCGATCCCATCCGGGCGCGTCACGCGCAGCGCTGCGGCGATGTTCGTGATGGCCTGCTTCCTCGCAGCGCTGGGCATTCTTGCCACCCAGGACCTGATGGCGCTCGCGTGGGGCTTTGTCCTCATGATCGCGATTGTTCTGTACGACATCATTCACGCGCGCACGGTGGTGTCGGTGGCGCTCATGGGCCTGTGCCGCGGCCTGGTCTATGTGACGGCGGCGATAGCGGCGGGCTGGTCGCCGCAGTGGAGCGAGCCGCTGCTTCTGCCTGTGGCGCTGATGACCTACGTGCTGAGCTTCTCGCTGGTGGCGCGTAGTGAGGCGGGAAGCGATCGCGTGAAGTTCGAGTCCATCATCGTGCTGCTGCCGATGTGCTCGGTTGTGTTCGGCGAATTCGTGTCGAGCAGTGCGCCGGCGTGGCTGACAATCCTCGGCCGCGCGGCGTTTCTCATCTGGACGCTCGGCGTGGCGATGTACGTGCAGCAGCCGCAACGGAACGTGGGCCGAGCCGTGGCGGGGTGGATCGCCGGCATCGCGCTGCTCGATCTGTATCATCTCACGCGGCTGGACCAGCCCGAAGCAGCTCTGGCCGCCGGTGCGTGCTTCCTGCTCACGCTGATCGGGCAGAAGTGGATCGCAGGAACCTGA
- a CDS encoding alkaline phosphatase family protein, which yields MAHSTAVINIVGLSASLVGEHTPRLSAFAGAGRTQRLRPVLPAVTCSVQSSMLTGLPPREHGIVGNGWYDRTQCEVQFWKQSNRLVGGEKVWETARRRDPSFTCLNMFWWYNMYSSADWSVTPRPQYRADGQKIPDCYSHPAELRDLLQRQLGPFPLFSFWGPGASIESSRWIARATQLAWERHQPTLTLVYLPHLDYALQKVGPNHASIPGELRAIDAAAGELLDFFTQRDVRVMLLSEYGIEPVDDAVHINRVLREAGWLAVREENGRELLDAGASRAFAVADHQVAHVYVNDEALLTEVRGACERTQGVAEVLDRAAQREAGIDHARAGELVLVSEARRWFSYDYWLDDRRAPDFARTVDIHRKPGYDPLELFIDPAIALPKARLAWKLLRKKLGQRTLFDVIPLDTRLVRGSHGRVDQAPEHQPVLITQHGASDADELRCTAVRDVMLSHLQD from the coding sequence ATGGCGCACTCGACTGCGGTAATCAACATCGTCGGATTGTCCGCATCGCTCGTCGGCGAGCACACGCCGCGCCTCAGCGCGTTTGCCGGCGCGGGGCGAACGCAGCGGCTCAGGCCGGTGCTGCCGGCGGTGACGTGCAGCGTACAGTCGAGCATGCTCACAGGTTTGCCGCCGCGCGAGCATGGCATCGTCGGCAACGGGTGGTATGACCGCACGCAGTGCGAAGTGCAGTTCTGGAAACAGTCGAACCGGCTCGTGGGCGGCGAGAAGGTGTGGGAGACGGCGCGGCGGCGCGATCCCTCCTTCACGTGCCTGAACATGTTCTGGTGGTACAACATGTACTCGTCGGCGGACTGGTCCGTCACGCCGCGGCCGCAATATCGCGCCGACGGGCAGAAGATCCCCGACTGCTACAGCCACCCGGCCGAGCTGCGCGACCTGCTTCAACGCCAACTCGGGCCGTTTCCGCTGTTCTCATTCTGGGGGCCGGGTGCGTCGATCGAGTCGAGCCGCTGGATCGCCCGCGCCACGCAACTGGCGTGGGAGAGGCACCAGCCGACGCTCACCCTCGTCTACCTCCCCCACCTCGATTACGCGCTGCAGAAGGTCGGGCCGAATCATGCGTCGATCCCGGGCGAGTTGCGCGCGATCGACGCCGCGGCCGGCGAACTGCTCGATTTCTTCACGCAGCGCGATGTGCGCGTGATGCTGCTGAGCGAATACGGCATTGAGCCGGTCGATGATGCCGTGCACATCAACCGCGTGCTGCGCGAGGCGGGCTGGCTGGCGGTGCGCGAAGAGAACGGTCGCGAACTGCTCGACGCCGGCGCGAGCCGGGCGTTTGCCGTGGCCGATCACCAGGTGGCGCACGTGTACGTGAACGACGAGGCGCTGCTAACCGAGGTACGAGGTGCGTGCGAGAGGACGCAGGGCGTGGCCGAGGTGCTCGACCGCGCCGCGCAGCGCGAAGCGGGTATCGACCATGCCCGAGCGGGTGAACTCGTGCTCGTGAGCGAAGCGCGGCGGTGGTTCAGTTACGACTACTGGCTGGATGACCGCCGGGCGCCGGACTTTGCGCGGACCGTGGACATTCACCGCAAGCCCGGCTACGACCCACTCGAGCTGTTCATCGACCCGGCGATCGCTCTGCCGAAGGCGCGCCTCGCGTGGAAACTGCTCCGCAAGAAGCTCGGCCAGCGCACACTGTTCGACGTGATCCCGCTCGACACGCGCCTCGTGCGCGGCTCACATGGCCGGGTGGATCAAGCGCCGGAGCATCAGCCGGTGCTCATCACGCAGCACGGAGCCTCGGATGCCGACGAACTCCGCTGCACCGCCGTACGCGATGTCATGCTGAGTCACTTGCAAGATTGA
- a CDS encoding YkgJ family cysteine cluster protein: MTHVHPISSDWYADGLRFECTQCGNCCTGPTGFVWVGDDELRAIAATLGLSEQETESRYTRQLHGRRSLTEQPGEHGYDCVFLDRTSVPGKAVCGIYRARPMQCRTWPFWPENLRHPRDWQRAGRTCPGINTGPLIPVESIRIQREATPK; this comes from the coding sequence ATGACCCACGTCCACCCGATCTCTTCCGACTGGTACGCCGACGGCCTGCGCTTCGAGTGCACGCAGTGCGGCAACTGCTGCACCGGGCCGACGGGCTTCGTGTGGGTGGGTGATGATGAACTCCGCGCCATCGCTGCGACGCTGGGACTGAGTGAGCAGGAAACCGAATCGCGCTACACGCGGCAACTGCACGGCCGGCGCTCACTCACCGAGCAGCCCGGCGAGCACGGCTACGACTGCGTGTTTCTCGATCGCACGAGCGTCCCTGGCAAGGCGGTGTGCGGCATCTACCGGGCCCGGCCGATGCAGTGCCGCACCTGGCCCTTCTGGCCCGAGAATCTCCGCCACCCGCGCGACTGGCAGCGCGCCGGCCGCACTTGCCCGGGCATCAACACCGGCCCGCTGATTCCCGTCGAATCCATCCGCATCCAGCGCGAGGCCACGCCGAAGTGA
- the nrdR gene encoding transcriptional repressor NrdR: MICPACAANDDRVIDSRASEGGKAIRRRRVCNRCGKRFTTYERVETAGRLMVVKRDGTRQAFDPQKILAGIESACGKLPIASQAKTQIVEEIDEELHREFEREVPALTIGERVAQRLRKLNQVAYVRFVSVYKEFHGLDQLIDEAQDVRERASTEVPGQGNLFPSGE, encoded by the coding sequence GTGATCTGTCCAGCCTGTGCCGCCAACGATGACCGCGTGATCGACAGCCGCGCCAGCGAGGGCGGCAAGGCGATCCGTCGCCGGCGCGTCTGCAATCGCTGCGGCAAACGCTTCACCACCTACGAGCGCGTCGAAACCGCAGGCCGGCTCATGGTCGTCAAGCGCGATGGCACCCGCCAGGCCTTTGACCCGCAGAAGATCCTCGCCGGCATCGAGTCCGCATGCGGCAAGCTGCCCATCGCTTCGCAGGCCAAGACGCAGATCGTCGAAGAGATCGACGAGGAACTGCACCGCGAGTTCGAGCGCGAAGTGCCGGCGCTGACCATCGGCGAGCGCGTCGCCCAGCGTCTGCGCAAACTCAACCAGGTCGCCTATGTGCGCTTCGTCAGCGTCTACAAGGAGTTTCACGGCCTCGACCAGCTCATCGACGAAGCACAGGATGTGCGCGAGCGCGCCAGCACCGAAGTCCCAGGCCAGGGCAATCTGTTCCCATCCGGCGAATGA